One window of the Pseudomonas sihuiensis genome contains the following:
- a CDS encoding LLM class oxidoreductase, with protein sequence MFTPNSIPYQRQPGFQRTYRQGRLTLGLFFPLEAFAGDTPSMLDQVSLAKRADKLGFSALWFRDVPLRDPSFGDSGQVFDPWVYLGFMAAHTHSIALGTASIILPIRNPLHTAKAATSVDQLSGGRLLLGVASGDRPVEFPAFGVDPERRDSLFREYLEVFREAQRSSFMPLTWSGGTLEGADLIPKPTTAEIPFFVTGHSRQTLEWIARYSHGWISYPRTPKTQQLIVDNWRTAVRAECGELFKPFTQSLYIDLTDNPQTPPRPIHLGYQLGRYHLISLLESLQEIGVNHVIVNLKYGQRPAGEVIEELGQFVLPNFVLST encoded by the coding sequence ATGTTCACTCCAAATTCCATTCCCTATCAGCGACAACCTGGCTTTCAGCGCACTTACCGCCAAGGCCGCTTGACCCTGGGTCTTTTCTTTCCCCTCGAAGCCTTTGCCGGTGATACGCCGAGCATGCTCGACCAGGTGAGCCTGGCTAAACGTGCCGACAAGCTGGGTTTCTCTGCCCTCTGGTTTCGCGACGTGCCGTTACGCGACCCCAGCTTCGGTGATTCGGGTCAGGTCTTCGACCCCTGGGTCTACCTGGGTTTTATGGCGGCACACACACACTCGATTGCGCTGGGTACCGCCTCGATCATCCTGCCAATCCGCAATCCCCTGCACACCGCCAAGGCCGCTACCAGTGTCGATCAGCTCAGCGGTGGCCGCCTGTTACTCGGTGTGGCTTCCGGTGACCGGCCGGTGGAGTTTCCCGCATTCGGTGTCGACCCGGAGCGACGCGACAGCCTGTTCCGCGAATACCTCGAGGTATTTCGCGAGGCTCAGCGCAGCAGTTTCATGCCTTTGACCTGGTCCGGCGGGACGCTTGAGGGCGCGGATCTGATTCCCAAGCCGACCACGGCGGAAATTCCTTTCTTTGTCACCGGCCATAGCCGCCAGACACTGGAGTGGATTGCCCGCTACAGTCATGGCTGGATCAGTTATCCGCGCACCCCGAAGACGCAGCAGCTGATTGTCGATAACTGGCGCACTGCGGTTCGTGCCGAATGTGGTGAGCTGTTCAAACCCTTCACCCAGTCGCTATACATCGACCTGACCGATAACCCGCAGACACCACCACGACCGATCCACCTGGGCTATCAACTGGGGCGATATCACCTGATCTCGTTGCTGGAAAGCTTGCAGGAGATCGGGGTTAATCATGTGATCGTCAATTTGAAATACGGCCAGCGCCCCGCGGGCGAGGTTATCGAAGAGCTCGGTCAGTTCGTACTACCCAACTTCGTCCTGTCGACATGA
- a CDS encoding DUF4280 domain-containing protein, translating to MGCPQVCSGATLQCSFGVAPSMLSVLPQNRTLTAGMPAANIMDHIPLVNILPFGMCQSLANPMVAAATAAALGVLTPMPCIPATATPWIPGGPPTMLLGNMPSLDSNSTLMCNWAGVIKIAMPGQVQMLIP from the coding sequence ATGGGCTGTCCACAAGTATGCAGTGGCGCCACACTGCAGTGCAGTTTTGGTGTCGCCCCTAGCATGTTGAGCGTGTTGCCGCAGAACCGCACGCTCACGGCGGGTATGCCTGCAGCGAACATCATGGATCACATACCATTGGTGAATATTCTGCCCTTCGGCATGTGCCAGAGTCTTGCCAACCCCATGGTCGCTGCTGCGACTGCAGCAGCCTTGGGTGTGTTGACGCCCATGCCTTGTATACCGGCAACCGCGACACCTTGGATCCCGGGCGGACCACCGACCATGTTGCTTGGCAACATGCCGTCGCTCGATTCCAACAGCACCCTGATGTGCAATTGGGCTGGTGTGATCAAGATCGCCATGCCCGGCCAGGTGCAAATGCTGATTCCCTGA
- a CDS encoding toxin-antitoxin system YwqK family antitoxin, whose amino-acid sequence MTNGNLDLTRGDSRLQGKLQGGALDGPVRIQEAGRPQAQLGYANGVLHGPSVLYHPNGQVSAQLPYVDGRLQGVAQYFAAEGWLQRKVAYRQGLMHGEASSYYPDGSLAELEVYRDGVRDGLYQRFHSKGQVAHRSRYLNGKTLDEGQSFAEDGRPLDAEGKPISRLRWWWRRWQESGEA is encoded by the coding sequence ATGACCAACGGCAATCTCGACCTCACCCGTGGCGACAGCCGCCTCCAGGGCAAGCTGCAGGGCGGCGCCCTCGATGGCCCGGTGCGCATCCAGGAAGCCGGTCGCCCCCAGGCCCAGCTTGGCTACGCCAACGGCGTGTTGCACGGTCCCAGCGTCCTCTACCACCCCAACGGCCAGGTTTCGGCGCAACTGCCCTACGTCGATGGACGCCTGCAGGGCGTGGCCCAGTACTTCGCCGCCGAAGGCTGGCTGCAGCGCAAGGTCGCCTATCGCCAAGGCTTGATGCACGGCGAAGCCAGCAGCTACTACCCGGATGGCAGCCTGGCCGAGCTGGAGGTATATCGCGATGGGGTACGTGACGGCCTCTACCAACGCTTCCATAGCAAAGGCCAGGTGGCCCATCGCAGCCGCTACCTCAACGGCAAAACGCTGGACGAAGGCCAGAGCTTCGCGGAAGACGGCCGCCCGCTGGACGCCGAAGGTAAACCCATCTCTAGGCTGCGCTGGTGGTGGCGGCGCTGGCAGGAGTCGGGCGAGGCCTGA
- the tssI gene encoding type VI secretion system Vgr family protein, with protein MTRAIDITTSLSLTAPALAELYPQSFSGQEMLNDLAQLNLMGFSTSALSLSGAVATHLTATLHNDASQRPLDALVAEIRQLPADATADRYQVVLRPWLWWLTLASNNRVFQNLATSDIVITIFKAHGFTDFKLSLSGSYEPREYCVQYGETDFAFVSRLLEEEGIFWFFTHEDGKHTLVLGDSSDAFVPIPNGPKVPYLGQGIGVRELHGIRSAQYSVQAVSGVYSATDYAFTTPTTSLYSQAEAVAGPLSMYDHPGGYIAKARGDALTKQRVDGLRSQEKRLIGESDCRWLVPGHWFTLTGHDDASLNIDWVVASVTHDASHEHYRNRFEAIPKATAYRPPRLTPKPRMHTQTAQVVGKSGEEIWTDQYGRIKIQFPWDRDGKNDETSSCWVRVVLPWSGKGFGMQFIPRIGQEVIVTFIDGDPDRPLVTGCVYNGDNTLPYALPDNQTQSGIKTNSSKGGGGFNELRFEDKKDAEEVFLQAQKDMKVNVLNDSTATIGHDETLTVQNARTRTVKEGDETITLEKGKRTVTIQTGSDTLDVKDSRTVSVGADQTHSTGGNYSHTVSGNYELTVDGNLTIKVTGTLTLQSSGDFTAKSDQNLTTQAGMALTDKAGTSLTNQAGTSLDNKAGTTLTNDAGVSLTNKAAAEQTVDGGGMLTIKGGLVKVN; from the coding sequence ATGACACGCGCCATCGATATCACCACCAGCCTCTCCCTCACGGCGCCGGCATTGGCGGAACTCTATCCGCAAAGTTTTTCCGGGCAGGAGATGCTGAACGACCTCGCTCAACTCAACCTAATGGGCTTCAGCACCAGCGCGCTTTCGCTATCGGGCGCCGTGGCCACACATCTCACCGCCACCTTGCACAACGACGCCAGCCAGCGCCCCCTCGATGCCCTGGTCGCGGAGATTCGCCAGCTCCCCGCCGACGCCACGGCCGACCGCTACCAGGTGGTGCTGCGCCCCTGGCTCTGGTGGCTGACGCTGGCCAGCAACAACCGGGTGTTCCAGAATCTCGCCACCAGCGACATCGTTATCACCATTTTCAAGGCCCATGGTTTTACCGACTTCAAGCTGTCGCTCTCCGGCAGCTACGAGCCGCGCGAGTATTGCGTGCAGTATGGCGAGACGGACTTCGCCTTCGTTTCGCGCTTGCTGGAGGAGGAAGGCATCTTCTGGTTCTTCACCCACGAAGACGGCAAGCACACGCTGGTGCTGGGCGACAGCAGTGATGCCTTCGTGCCGATCCCCAACGGGCCGAAGGTGCCCTACCTGGGCCAGGGCATCGGCGTGCGTGAGCTGCATGGCATCCGCTCGGCGCAGTACAGCGTGCAGGCAGTGAGCGGGGTGTACAGCGCCACGGACTACGCCTTCACCACCCCCACTACCTCGCTCTACAGCCAGGCCGAGGCGGTGGCCGGGCCGTTGTCGATGTATGACCACCCGGGCGGCTATATCGCCAAGGCGCGGGGCGATGCCTTGACCAAGCAGCGCGTGGACGGGCTGCGCAGCCAGGAGAAGCGCCTGATCGGCGAGAGCGACTGCCGCTGGCTGGTGCCCGGCCACTGGTTCACCCTCACCGGGCATGACGACGCCAGCCTCAACATCGACTGGGTGGTGGCCTCGGTCACCCATGACGCCAGCCACGAGCACTACCGCAACCGTTTCGAGGCCATCCCCAAGGCCACCGCCTACCGCCCACCCCGGCTCACGCCCAAACCGCGCATGCACACCCAGACCGCGCAAGTGGTGGGCAAATCCGGCGAGGAGATCTGGACCGACCAGTACGGCCGCATCAAGATCCAGTTCCCCTGGGATCGCGACGGCAAGAACGACGAAACCTCATCCTGCTGGGTGCGCGTGGTGCTGCCCTGGAGCGGCAAGGGCTTCGGCATGCAGTTCATCCCACGCATCGGCCAGGAGGTGATCGTCACCTTCATCGACGGCGACCCGGATCGCCCGCTGGTCACCGGCTGCGTCTATAACGGCGACAACACCCTGCCCTACGCCCTACCGGACAACCAGACCCAATCCGGCATCAAGACCAATTCCTCCAAGGGCGGTGGTGGCTTCAACGAGCTGCGCTTCGAGGACAAGAAGGACGCCGAGGAAGTCTTCCTCCAGGCGCAGAAGGACATGAAGGTCAACGTGCTCAACGACAGCACCGCAACCATCGGCCACGATGAAACCCTCACGGTGCAGAACGCCCGCACCCGCACGGTGAAGGAAGGCGACGAAACCATCACCCTGGAGAAAGGCAAGCGCACCGTGACCATCCAGACCGGCAGCGACACCCTCGATGTAAAGGACAGCCGCACCGTCAGCGTCGGTGCCGACCAGACCCACAGCACTGGCGGCAACTACAGCCACACCGTCAGCGGCAACTACGAGCTGACCGTGGACGGTAACCTCACCATCAAGGTGACCGGCACCCTCACCCTGCAGAGCAGCGGCGACTTCACCGCCAAGAGCGACCAGAACCTCACCACCCAGGCCGGCATGGCCCTCACCGACAAGGCCGGCACCTCGCTCACCAATCAGGCCGGCACTTCCCTGGACAACAAGGCCGGCACCACCCTGACCAACGACGCCGGTGTCAGCCTCACCAACAAGGCCGCGGCAGAACAGACCGTGGACGGTGGCGGAATGCTGACCATCAAGGGTGGCCTGGTGAAGGTCAACTGA
- the tssH gene encoding type VI secretion system ATPase TssH, producing MELAALIGRLNADSRRALERAAQRCLQRTHHYVEIEHLLLELLDIEGGDFAWLLPRFGLERDSLATEINRALELFKAGSTRTPALSAQTIGLLEDAVVQASVQGQASIRSGLLLLALLDRDERRSLLLNSASSLLRIPREALRANLLEWTQASREYSGGPGPAGKARLAQEASQDSVLDQYTQDLTADARAGRIDPIVGRDGEIRQSIDILLRRRQNNPILVGAPGVGKTAVVEGLALRIAAGDVPPPLQNVILRVLDLGLLQAGAGVKGEFEQRLKGVIDAVRGSEQPIILFIDEAHTLIGAGGSEGGSDAANLLKPALARGELRTLAATTWLEYKKYFEKDPALARRFQLVQVEEPDEATAVEMLRGVAAKLEQHHGVQVLDSAIQDAVKLSHRYISGRQLPDKAISVLDTACARVSLGQHDVPPPLESLRHREVAVSEELQRLRREQTTGLDHRERITALEQESTSNRSAIRELETRWGEEREAVRELLEARRELLALSESADASQPDETLDERSDYLAAELARLEAGLDAIRQDDPLVPEQVDSRTVAAVIAGWTGIPIGKMLADEAYAVRTLGQRLGQRVMGQNSALATIAQRIQAYRAGLTDPAKPVGVFLLVGPTGVGKTETAYALADALYGGERNLISINLSEYQEAHTVSQLKGAPPGYVGYGSGGVLTEAVRRRPYSVVLLDEIEKAHPDVLEAFYNVFDKGVMEDGTGLVVDFKNTVMLATSNVGAELVLDTPTDQLGSDAFNERLRKVLLQAFRPAFLARMTVVPYRPLDETTLEGIVLAKLEKLRERYKAATGKQFDFDPAIVKAVLAKCSSAGARDIENVLMAQVTGKLAEWVLE from the coding sequence ATGGAACTCGCCGCGCTGATCGGTCGCCTCAACGCCGACAGCCGCCGTGCGCTGGAACGCGCCGCGCAGCGCTGCCTGCAACGCACTCACCATTACGTGGAGATCGAGCACCTGCTGCTCGAGTTGCTCGACATAGAAGGCGGCGATTTCGCCTGGTTGCTGCCGCGCTTCGGCCTGGAGCGCGACAGCCTGGCCACCGAAATTAACCGCGCCCTGGAACTGTTCAAGGCCGGCAGTACCCGCACCCCAGCCCTCTCCGCCCAGACCATCGGCCTGCTCGAAGACGCCGTGGTGCAAGCCAGCGTGCAGGGCCAGGCCAGCATCCGCTCCGGCCTGCTGCTGCTCGCCCTGCTCGACCGCGACGAGCGCCGTAGCCTGCTGCTCAACAGCGCCTCTTCGCTGCTGCGCATCCCCCGCGAAGCCCTGCGCGCCAACCTCCTGGAATGGACGCAAGCCTCCCGCGAATACAGCGGCGGCCCCGGCCCGGCCGGGAAGGCCCGCCTAGCCCAGGAAGCCTCGCAGGACAGCGTGCTCGACCAGTACACCCAGGACCTCACCGCCGACGCCCGCGCCGGGCGCATCGACCCCATAGTCGGGCGCGACGGGGAGATCCGTCAGAGCATCGACATACTTCTGCGCCGCCGACAGAACAACCCGATCCTGGTGGGCGCTCCCGGTGTCGGCAAGACCGCCGTGGTCGAAGGTCTGGCTCTGCGTATCGCCGCCGGCGACGTGCCGCCGCCTTTGCAGAACGTCATCCTCCGTGTACTCGACCTCGGCTTGTTGCAGGCCGGTGCTGGGGTCAAGGGCGAGTTCGAGCAACGCCTCAAGGGCGTGATCGATGCGGTGCGCGGCAGCGAGCAGCCAATCATCCTGTTCATCGACGAAGCACACACCCTGATCGGCGCTGGCGGCAGCGAAGGTGGCAGCGACGCCGCCAACCTGCTCAAGCCCGCCCTGGCTCGTGGCGAACTACGCACCCTGGCCGCCACCACCTGGCTGGAATACAAGAAATACTTCGAAAAGGATCCCGCCCTGGCCCGTCGCTTCCAACTGGTGCAAGTGGAAGAACCTGACGAAGCCACCGCCGTGGAAATGCTGCGTGGCGTTGCTGCCAAGCTGGAGCAGCACCATGGCGTGCAGGTGCTCGACAGCGCTATCCAGGACGCTGTCAAGCTCTCCCATCGCTACATCTCCGGCCGCCAGTTGCCAGACAAGGCCATCAGCGTGCTCGACACCGCCTGCGCCCGCGTCTCCCTAGGCCAACACGACGTGCCGCCACCGCTGGAAAGCCTGCGCCACCGCGAAGTGGCGGTGAGCGAAGAACTGCAACGCCTGCGCCGCGAACAGACCACCGGCCTCGACCACCGCGAACGCATCACCGCCCTGGAGCAGGAATCCACCAGCAACCGCAGCGCCATTCGCGAGCTGGAAACCCGCTGGGGCGAAGAACGCGAAGCCGTGCGCGAATTGCTGGAGGCCCGCCGCGAACTGCTGGCCTTGAGCGAAAGCGCCGATGCCAGCCAGCCCGACGAAACCCTGGATGAACGCAGCGACTACCTGGCTGCCGAACTGGCGCGGCTCGAGGCCGGCCTCGACGCCATCCGCCAGGACGATCCGCTGGTACCCGAACAAGTGGATTCACGTACCGTGGCGGCGGTGATCGCCGGCTGGACCGGCATCCCCATTGGCAAGATGCTCGCCGACGAAGCCTATGCCGTGCGTACCCTCGGTCAGCGCCTGGGGCAGCGGGTCATGGGCCAAAACAGCGCCCTGGCCACCATCGCCCAGCGCATCCAGGCCTATCGCGCCGGTCTTACCGACCCGGCCAAGCCGGTGGGCGTTTTCCTGCTGGTGGGCCCCACTGGTGTCGGCAAGACCGAAACCGCCTACGCCCTGGCCGACGCCCTCTACGGTGGCGAACGCAACCTCATCAGCATCAACCTCTCCGAGTACCAGGAGGCCCACACCGTCAGCCAGCTCAAGGGCGCCCCGCCCGGCTACGTCGGCTACGGCAGCGGCGGCGTGCTCACCGAAGCCGTACGCCGCCGCCCCTACTCGGTGGTGCTGCTGGACGAAATCGAAAAAGCCCACCCCGACGTGCTGGAAGCCTTCTACAACGTCTTCGACAAGGGCGTGATGGAAGACGGCACCGGCCTGGTGGTGGACTTCAAGAACACCGTGATGCTCGCCACCAGCAACGTCGGCGCCGAACTGGTACTGGACACCCCCACCGACCAGCTTGGCAGCGACGCCTTCAACGAACGCCTGCGCAAGGTGCTTCTACAGGCCTTCCGCCCCGCCTTCCTGGCCCGCATGACCGTCGTGCCCTACCGCCCACTGGATGAGACCACGCTGGAAGGCATCGTCCTGGCCAAGCTGGAAAAACTGCGCGAACGCTACAAGGCCGCCACCGGCAAGCAGTTCGACTTCGACCCGGCCATCGTCAAGGCAGTGCTCGCCAAGTGCAGTTCGGCCGGAGCAAGGGATATCGAGAATGTACTGATGGCGCAGGTGACGGGGAAGTTGGCGGAGTGGGTGTTGGAGTGA
- the tssG gene encoding type VI secretion system baseplate subunit TssG codes for MAAPSRQAPKPLSRRLREKPQAFEFLQALLLLERERPEATPLGQGSSPDDEALRLRGPLTPTFAASQVERLEEQQGQPPVLSTAVFGLGGPDGPLPYAYQEWLQQRARHKDHAPAEFLDLFQNRLLAQLYRVLSRHRLALGFQPPERAPVHQPLLALAGLLPHSLQQRMDLPDAALTARAALFNGPRRSLAGFAVLVRHQFGVAVDYEAYQGTWRDIPPASRSRLQRGGRNLGLGRDAIAGTRVWDEHAGVRLTLGPLSTAQANTYLPGGAQHQRLADLAGLYLGPDMDCHLRLLVRPSAPLRLDRRQPPRLRWSGGLHLAAGSSLQRIDIRLRFKEMP; via the coding sequence ATGGCAGCCCCAAGCCGGCAAGCCCCTAAGCCTCTGAGCCGGCGCCTGCGCGAAAAGCCCCAGGCCTTCGAGTTTCTCCAGGCCCTGTTGCTGCTGGAGCGCGAACGCCCCGAGGCCACGCCGCTGGGTCAGGGCAGCAGCCCGGACGACGAAGCCCTGCGCCTGCGCGGGCCACTCACGCCGACCTTCGCCGCCAGCCAGGTGGAACGCCTGGAGGAACAGCAGGGGCAGCCGCCGGTGCTGAGCACCGCCGTATTCGGCCTCGGTGGCCCAGACGGCCCCCTGCCCTATGCCTACCAGGAATGGCTGCAGCAGCGAGCCCGCCACAAGGACCACGCCCCGGCGGAATTCCTCGACCTGTTCCAGAATCGCCTGCTCGCTCAACTCTACCGGGTGCTGAGTCGTCATCGCCTGGCCCTCGGCTTCCAGCCACCCGAGCGGGCCCCCGTCCATCAGCCACTCCTGGCTCTGGCCGGTCTGCTGCCGCACAGCCTGCAACAACGCATGGACCTGCCGGACGCAGCCCTGACCGCCCGCGCGGCGCTGTTCAACGGCCCGCGTCGCTCCCTGGCCGGCTTTGCCGTGCTGGTGCGCCACCAGTTCGGTGTGGCAGTGGACTACGAGGCCTATCAGGGCACCTGGCGGGATATCCCGCCAGCCAGCCGCAGTCGTCTACAACGCGGCGGGCGCAACCTCGGTCTGGGCCGCGACGCTATCGCCGGCACCCGGGTTTGGGATGAGCATGCTGGCGTCCGTCTCACCCTCGGCCCGCTAAGCACCGCGCAGGCCAACACCTACCTACCCGGCGGCGCACAGCACCAGCGCCTTGCCGACCTCGCCGGGCTCTACCTCGGCCCCGACATGGACTGCCACCTGCGCCTGTTGGTGAGGCCCAGCGCGCCGCTGCGCCTGGATCGCCGCCAACCGCCGCGTCTACGCTGGAGCGGCGGGCTGCACCTGGCCGCCGGCAGCTCCCTGCAACGCATCGACATCCGCCTGCGGTTCAAGGAGATGCCCTGA
- the tssF gene encoding type VI secretion system baseplate subunit TssF, whose product MSDSIDADLLDYYQRELTWLRHAGAGFAQRYPKVARRLELAPDECPDPHVERLLEGFALLSARLHRRLDDDYAEFSDALLELLYPLALRPLPSCSIVQFEPDPTQGNLAEGYTLPRDTALFVTTREGASVHLRTSAEAVLWPLRIREAILLDGDAAVAFSGHPRARSALRLTLECLGEFDWAELAVRRLRIHLAASPMTNATLYDLLAAHGLGVWSGAPEAPLQAVPGDVVPVGFGDHQALLPDEDGQHPGLRLLAEYFAFPDKFAFFDLPLLPPIDGGRNCQVLIAFDRAPLGRPHLQASELRLGCAPAINLFPRTSEPLRPDGTRSEYRLVADAHRENSVEIHSIRALRAATPQGVRRVPAYYGHSHTGEGLYWHARRVQGLNLARPGSDLLLSLVDTAFDPLHEAPEYSLTAELLCTNRHLAENLAAGTRLGFERPGPVALASLLTPPTPQSLPRLSGPSRWRLVSQLSLNHLSLVEGPNALEALRELLHLHNLRDEAGPRRQVEGLIELTCERVVARVGEDAWRGWRNGLEVRVRLDPQHFAGTSAVLFSAVLAQFFSLYATPNRFVRTVLVDADKEIRTWQPQAGKPLSL is encoded by the coding sequence ATGAGCGACTCGATTGATGCCGATCTGCTGGACTACTACCAACGCGAACTCACGTGGCTACGCCACGCCGGTGCCGGTTTTGCCCAGCGCTACCCTAAAGTGGCGCGACGTCTGGAGCTGGCCCCGGACGAATGCCCGGACCCCCACGTCGAACGGCTGCTGGAGGGCTTCGCGCTTCTTAGCGCACGGCTCCACCGGCGTCTCGACGATGACTACGCCGAATTTAGCGACGCCCTGCTGGAGCTACTCTACCCACTGGCCCTGAGACCCCTTCCCTCCTGCAGCATCGTACAGTTCGAGCCAGACCCGACTCAGGGCAACCTCGCCGAGGGTTATACCCTGCCTCGTGACACAGCACTTTTCGTCACCACCCGAGAGGGTGCCAGCGTGCACCTGCGAACCAGCGCCGAGGCGGTGCTCTGGCCGCTGCGCATCCGCGAGGCAATCCTGCTGGATGGCGACGCCGCCGTGGCCTTCTCCGGCCACCCACGCGCGCGCTCGGCACTGCGCCTGACTCTGGAATGCCTGGGCGAATTCGACTGGGCGGAGCTAGCGGTGCGCCGCCTGCGGATTCACCTCGCCGCTTCACCGATGACGAACGCCACCCTCTATGACCTACTCGCTGCCCACGGCCTCGGGGTGTGGAGCGGCGCACCAGAAGCCCCGCTGCAAGCAGTGCCTGGCGATGTAGTCCCGGTGGGCTTCGGCGACCACCAGGCGCTGCTGCCTGACGAAGACGGCCAACACCCCGGCCTGCGCCTGCTGGCAGAGTACTTCGCCTTCCCCGACAAGTTCGCCTTCTTCGATCTGCCGCTGCTGCCACCGATCGATGGCGGACGTAACTGCCAGGTGCTGATCGCCTTCGACCGCGCCCCGCTGGGCAGGCCGCACCTGCAGGCCAGCGAACTGCGCCTGGGCTGCGCGCCGGCAATCAACCTGTTCCCGCGCACTTCTGAGCCCTTGCGTCCGGACGGCACCCGCAGCGAGTATCGACTGGTGGCCGACGCCCACCGCGAGAACAGCGTGGAGATTCACAGCATCCGCGCCCTGCGCGCCGCCACCCCGCAGGGCGTGCGCCGTGTACCGGCCTACTACGGCCACAGCCACACCGGCGAAGGTCTGTACTGGCATGCCCGTCGCGTCCAGGGCCTGAATCTGGCGCGGCCCGGTAGCGACCTGCTGCTCAGCCTGGTGGACACCGCTTTCGACCCGTTGCACGAGGCCCCCGAATACAGCCTCACCGCCGAGCTCCTTTGTACCAACCGGCACCTTGCCGAGAATCTAGCCGCCGGCACCCGCCTGGGCTTCGAGCGCCCCGGCCCAGTGGCGCTGGCCAGCCTGCTGACCCCGCCGACACCTCAAAGCCTGCCGCGTCTGTCCGGCCCCTCACGCTGGCGACTGGTGTCCCAGCTGAGTCTCAATCACCTGTCCCTTGTGGAAGGCCCGAACGCGCTTGAGGCGCTGCGCGAACTGCTACACCTGCACAACCTGCGGGACGAGGCCGGGCCAAGACGACAGGTGGAAGGCCTGATAGAACTGACCTGCGAGCGCGTGGTGGCGCGGGTTGGCGAAGATGCCTGGCGCGGCTGGCGCAACGGCCTGGAGGTGCGTGTCCGCCTCGACCCGCAGCATTTCGCTGGCACCAGCGCTGTGCTGTTCTCCGCCGTACTGGCGCAGTTCTTCTCCCTCTACGCCACGCCCAACCGCTTCGTGCGTACGGTGCTGGTAGACGCCGACAAGGAGATCCGGACATGGCAGCCCCAAGCCGGCAAGCCCCTAAGCCTCTGA
- the tssE gene encoding type VI secretion system baseplate subunit TssE, with protein MPHSGLLPPLFERLSTQLDEAPDFDRNALAESVRLELARLLNTRRPRRAPGRPLTLLDYGIADWTALQALRIDDRRLLLRELRAAIQYFEPRLQLSEIDVEALPDQPQRLGIRLAGRLRGGRRSWPVLFLLAPGDDGLEVRHERLD; from the coding sequence ATGCCGCACAGCGGACTGCTACCCCCCTTGTTCGAGCGCCTCTCCACCCAGTTGGACGAGGCACCGGACTTCGACCGCAACGCCCTGGCCGAGTCCGTCCGCCTGGAGTTGGCGCGCCTGCTCAACACTCGTCGCCCCCGACGAGCGCCCGGCCGGCCGCTCACGCTGCTCGACTATGGCATCGCCGATTGGACTGCCCTGCAAGCCCTGCGGATCGATGACCGCCGTCTTCTGCTGCGAGAACTACGCGCTGCCATTCAGTACTTTGAACCACGCCTGCAGTTGAGCGAGATCGATGTCGAGGCGCTGCCCGACCAACCCCAGCGCCTCGGCATCCGCCTGGCCGGGCGCCTACGCGGTGGTCGCCGCTCCTGGCCTGTGTTGTTCCTCCTCGCCCCCGGCGACGACGGTCTAGAGGTACGCCATGAGCGACTCGATTGA
- a CDS encoding Hcp family type VI secretion system effector, protein MDAIILDLGDDIKGDSLLEGYTDKIELMSYSHNVAMQVTNDVSNSERTSGKPHIGEFTVTKFVDTATPSLNEYCCAGKPITTAKITIGRNAAEGDGKLLPFIIYTLDNVVLSNVSVSGGAGGKPVETLSLNFTKIKWELTAQKDDGTKEGTAASTWDLAANKLVKSS, encoded by the coding sequence ATGGATGCCATCATTCTCGACCTCGGCGACGACATCAAAGGCGACAGCCTGCTCGAGGGCTACACCGACAAGATCGAGTTGATGTCCTACAGCCACAATGTGGCAATGCAGGTCACCAACGATGTCAGCAACTCGGAGCGCACCTCCGGCAAGCCGCACATCGGCGAGTTCACCGTCACCAAGTTCGTCGATACCGCCACTCCCTCGCTCAACGAATACTGCTGTGCCGGCAAACCCATCACCACAGCCAAGATCACCATCGGCCGCAACGCCGCCGAAGGCGATGGCAAGTTGTTGCCGTTCATCATCTACACCCTCGATAACGTGGTGCTCTCCAACGTCAGCGTCAGTGGTGGTGCCGGCGGTAAGCCGGTGGAAACCCTGTCGCTGAACTTTACCAAGATTAAATGGGAGCTCACCGCGCAGAAGGACGATGGCACCAAGGAAGGCACCGCCGCCTCCACCTGGGACCTGGCAGCCAACAAGCTCGTCAAGTCCAGCTAA